GGACGATCGTGGGCTCCGCGAACGAGGTGTCGTGAGGCCGTGAACGCCGAACAGTTCcgctggctgctgcggaTGAGAAGAGCCACAAACGGCTTTGCGACAATCCTGTTGGCGGTGAGCTGGcatcagctgctgcagggcgaTGGTGCGAGCCTGCACTCAGTCCTCCCTCTCCTGGGCGTCGCGGGGCTGGTTCCGCACGTCGacgagaagctgcagcaccggcgcgccgcagccgccggcgcccaggTGGGCGAGCAGAGTGCCGCACAGGGTCTTCAGCGGCAGCCACAGCCGGAACCCACGCCGGCGGGTGGGCTCCGCGCCCGGCTGTACCAGTTTGGGGTCGAGTGGCTGTCCATCAACATGCTCAGAGTGGcaggcgtcctcttcgtcgtcggtAGTCTCGGACTCCCCAGACTCGCccccgaaggcgcggcgcgctcgtgGTCTGCAGGACTCGCAGATTCGCCCCCGCCTGATGCCGCACGACTCGGGTTCGCTCGGCATCTGGGAGCAGGCGCCGTCTAGCGGACGCGGGCACCTTCATGttcggcggcctcctgctggctgctgccgccgccgtccgtGCCTCTGGAGGTGCGCCACCAGAGACACAGCCTGCTAGGTGGACGGCGGAGCACACTAGCGGGCGACAGAACCTCTCAGCAAGTCGGACAAACTCTTCAGCTTGCTGATCCGACCCCCCCTTAGGTCGGTGCCGCGAGCTCTGAGGCAACTGCGACACAGCCGCAGCAAGCGGGCGCTACTGGGTGGAACCTCAGCaacgaaggcgcaggagcttctgcggcgcgcggcggctgcggtggCGTTCGTGGCTCGCCTTCCCACAACAGCTGTGAGTGAGTATGTAGAGCACTTTCTAGCTGAGCAAATGCTTGGCAATGCCATTGAATGAGCGAAGCCTAGCGCCGCACACAGAGCGTAGCTCCACCTCCACTCAAAATGCGGCGGGCGGGCAACGGGTTTTTCGACGTCAAGGCTCACCACGGTGGAGTTCGTGCCGCGGGTGCACGACGACGTGCTTCGGTGTCGATGAGAGGACGCGTCTTCTGGGCCCTGTATGGAGGGATTTAGGTCTGCATCCACTCTTGCGTTTTGTAACCTTATGAGTCTATTACAAAgctccgcgctgcctcgcctcacTTGGAGGGGGGGGTCGCTGTAGCAGCAGGAACGCGTACAGCACCGCTCGCATCATGCAGGCGTTCCGCGCCAGGGCGGTGCACGGGGACTCGTGCGGAAACCGCCATGACAGAATGGtgtcctccagcgcctccacaCTAGGAATGTGTGACTCGTTCGCTTCTCCCTGCCCTCTGGATCCCGGGGTACGTGCCGCAGACTGTGGCACTGGGCAGCTGGGGAGCGCCAGCCGGTTGTTTGCAAATCAAACCGACGTTCTGCACAGGTCCACGGGGAGAGCACTGGAGGAATGTTGATACCGCATGTGGCAAGCCTTCTAGCTCGCTCGTGGACGTCACCGAGAGTCGCTGTAGCACACGCGACGAGATGTTGGCAGTCGCTTGGGCGCGTGGCGAAGCTCGCTCCGTTTCGAGTTCTGCGAGAATGGATCCGCAGGACTCCTGTACGGTGCCTCGCTGCCTAGCCTCAGTGGATTTGAGACAAAGATATTC
This DNA window, taken from Besnoitia besnoiti strain Bb-Ger1 chromosome III, whole genome shotgun sequence, encodes the following:
- a CDS encoding hypothetical protein (encoded by transcript BESB_043950) — translated: MRGSRGLWRRTRTPRVCRLARRRRPGAPPRARSSVTRLRLLHPSARTRSASRSGPSSGQTAPAGDGRGCRSVALFAVALVASTALFFYLTYRQCLRDETVSSAFQEQLNPAPEGEAVTQSPGGTGRSWAPRTRCREAVNAEQFRWLLRMRRATNGFATILLAVSWHQLLQGDGASLHSVLPLLGVAGLVPHVDEKLQHRRAAAAGAQVGEQSAAQGLQRQPQPEPTPAGGLRARLYQFGVEWLSINMLRVAGVLFVVGSLGLPRLAPEGAARSWSAGLADSPPPDAARLGFARHLGAGAV